The nucleotide window aaccactgcgccatgacgggaactccaagatccattttttaaaaaccaatctcCATCTTCTCACCTACTCTGTCTGGAAATGTTACTGAATTTCCATTAGGGCTGGTCCTGACCTGGGGACTGGCCCTGAGTGGGCCACACTAGGGCAGAGGCGTGAGACCACGGCAGGGAGAGAGGCCAGTGTGAGCCCTGCCCCAGCCAGACTTAATCACGCTGGACACTGAGTCGGGAGGGGGTGGTGAAGGAGCAGAGCGCTCTAAGATCAGAAGAGAGCCTGGGGCTGACTGAGGCTGAGTCaccaggctctgccccaaggcAGGGTGTGGGGGTCAGGGCTCAGAGTGACTTCTCTCCCCCTGTGCTCCCTCCTGGCCTCCAAGTCTGCGAGGATTCCAGAGGAGGTGCAGCCTCCGGTGGCCCCAAGGCCCTGGAGCAAAAAGTCCcaaggagaggatgcagagaagaaAGGGGGTAGAGAGAGAAGGCTGGGAGGTTacaggggagaggcagggggtgggggcagaagaggaaagggaggggtgTAGGTGATGGAGGGAGAAGTGAGAGGCAGCAGGGGGCCAAGGAGCTGGAGGGGGAGGACAAGTGCAAAAGGGATAAAGGGGCAGATGGGATAGAGGGGACAAAGAGGGACAGGGGGATACAGAAGAGCATCTGCCAAATGCTAGGGGACATCTGCCCTGAAGCTACAGAGCCAAGGCTGGAAagatccgtgtgtgtgtgtgtgtgtgtgggggggggtgtacatatatatgtgcctGTCTCTAGTGGACTTGGCCAAGTCTGTGTTTCTCTGGGTCTGTCTGCTTCTGAATGTGTATTTCAGGGTCTGCATCTGTAACTGTGGTCAAGGATCACGAGGCATGGccctaaagttttgtttttcttgtctgtgtttgtcttggtgtgtgtgtgtggttggtgcAGCTGTATCCGGTGGGAGCCAGCATGTAGCTAGAGTCTCCGTGGGCTCTGTGAACTCTGTCTCTCACGGTGGCTGTATAACCCTAATGGGGTGCTTAGTTTCCTCCTGGACAGGCAGTACCTGGCCCCTCTCTCTCCTGGGTCTAGGGTTGTCCCCCAACACTTGGGTGCATAAAGCATAGCCTTGGATGAGTTAGGCTGGGAATCTGGGTGGGTCCCTGAAGCTGTGTCTCAGTCTCCAaggatgttattattattattggtctttttgtctttttagggctgcgcccccggcatttggaagttcccaggctaggggtccaatcgagctttagctgccaacctgcactgcaaccacggcaactcaggatccgagccatgtgtgtgacgtaccccacagctcatggcaacactggatccctaacccactgagcaaggccggggatcgaacctgcatcctcatggatactagtcaggtttgtttaccacagacccacgatgggaacgccattattttattatttattttgctttttctcatccaaggaatatggaggttcccaggctaggggtggaatcagagctgcagctgccagactaccccacagccacagcaacagcaacttgggcTCCGAGCTgcgccttcgacctacaccacagtttatagcAACCACAgatggtaacccactgagcaaggctgggaatccaacctgcatcctcatggatactcatcaggttctttaccgctaagccaggacaggaactccagtctcaGGATGTAAATagggacgggaactccaggtcaccCTTGGCATATTGCCCCTCCACTCTTCTCTCtgactctcattctctctctctctctccatccttgtactgtctctctctcttgcaGTCTGGTCCACCAACGTCTTTCCCCGTCTCTGCCTTTATTTCCATCCGTCTaccaaatccccagcccagcccttccaCAGCCACTCCCCGGCACTGGCCCTTCCCCTCCTTGCCCCCCAGGTCGCCCCGTCTGCCGCCACAGGAGTATCTAGAACTGTGCTGGTCCCAGATCGCTTCCCCTACAGGATTTGTCCCTTTTCTGGGGTGGATTTGCCCACAACCTCGGGTCTGGGAACTGGTCCCCACCCTCccgtcctctcccctccccagccgcAGAGACAGAGACGCACGCTAGTCAGTGCCTTTAAAACCGTTTATTTTTCGTGCTGCGAgagcggggtggggtggggcggtcTGGAAGGCTCAGTAGACGCCGGGCTGGGCGGGCTCCGCGGGCTCGGGCGCCCCCGCCAGTTGCACCAGCCGCAGCAGCAGAGCCCCGCTCGGCCCGTCCAGCAGGGTCGCGTTGCTCCGGTCGCTGGCGCGGGCGCGGCGGAGAAAGCTGGCGCCCTCCCGGCACTCGGGCTCGGTCACGCAGCTCTCTGCGGAGAGCACGGACTCAGCGCGCGGCGCGGGAGCGCAGTTGGGTGCCCAGACCACCAGTTCCTCCCCAGACCCAGACCCAGACAGACCCAGATCCagaccgccccccaccccaccccatccccggcCCCCAGCTGACCCGGCGCCCCACCCGCCCAGGCCCCGGCCGCTTACCGTCGTTGCAGCAGATGCCGGCGGCGGCACAGCGGCCCCCGCTCCCGCACGGCTTCTGGCCGGACTGGCAGGGAGACGGCAGGTAGTTCTCCTCCTGGCAGCGCAGCGCCTCGGCTGTGCCCACGAAGCAGCCCAGCTCATCCCCGCAGCAGATGCTGGGCCCGAAGCAGCGGCCTTTGCCCCCGGGGCCGCAGGGGAGGCACTGGCGGAAGGGCAGGGGTGAGCCGGGGTCGGGGAGGGGACCGGGCTGGGGCGGGAGACCCTGCGGGGCGAGGGGCTGAGCCGggcaggggagggctgggggatCGGGTCTCTCTGGCGCTGTTTGGGCCCCGAAAGCGGTCGAAGGCGGGCAGTCAAAAGCTACTGATTCGCTCGGTTTTCAGTGACAGCCCTCAGCATCCTCCCGCTTCGTTGCAGGAAGGATCCCCCACTCTTTCCTGGCAGCTCCTGGTGTGCGCGCTTCACTCAGCTGCCCACTGCCCTCCCCTTAGTGCAGACAGAccttcctctcctgccctccttgCTCAAACTCCCTAACACTGCCCTGCCCGCCGCAGGGAGgcccctgcaccccacccccatcccaggcgACTCCCAGGTCCTCCCCCCTTGTCCTGTTCCATCTCTTGCCTTGCTCTGCTTCTCAAGCCAGTGGGCCTCACTGgggccctggcctctgctcacctGCACAGACTGActgtgggggtggcagggggaggagggcatGAGGCACCAAGCAGAGGGAGAGGTCCTCCGTCAGGCCTGCCCACCTACCCACCCTAGTTTGTTCATCAGCTCAAAGTTGGCTACCGTGGCCATGGCAGCATTGGGCTTGGGGATTGAATTTCCTTCAGCTCTGCTGAAGATGGAATACGAGGGAATCAACTGGACTTGCAGCTTGAGAGATTTGGGCTAGGTACCCCACTGAACTTCCTTACAGGATGCCTGGGGGCACTTCCCACTTGGGCAAGTTCAGGGTAATGGCCAGCTTGTGTGTGCAGGCAGCGGCCTGTAAGCTGGAGAGACTTGAGGCTGGGCAGAGGCCTCGGAAACTCCAGCCGGTCCTGGGGGAGAGGCCCCCACGGGCACAGACGAGGCTTCACAGCCCAGTTCTCCCTGATCCAGCCCCAAGGCCAGATCCTGCGGAAACATCGGTCTTCCCTGCATCCTTGTCTGGATGGGGACAGTGTCTAGAAAGCCCTGCAGCCTGTCCTAGTCCACCCAACAGCCTGGTCCCCTCTGCCTCGCCATGCGAGGCCTCCCTTAAGCTGGGCATGTCCCCTAAAGCCTGCCTCGCCGAAGACTTCCCTTCCTAGTCCCCGCCCTGTGGTGCCATCCCTGGTCCTCTGGCCCTGCCCGGCAGCCCTGAGATGGGCCACGGTTCTTACCTGTCTCAGCTCCAAGTCGGACATGGCCCTCTTGCCTCCCTTCGGGCAGTTCTGGAAGTAGCAAGCGGAGGTGAGGGCCAGCAGGCCGAGGAAGCAGGCGGGCAGAGTGGCGTCAGGCATCCTGGCTCAGGTGGGCACAGTGTGCAGGGCTGCTCTGCCGACTGTGCTGCGCTGCCTTCGCCAGCTGCCTATTTATGTCCACAGGTGTCCCCTCGGAGGTGACGTGGTTgccaccccccccctccccagtggcTCCCCAGGAGCCCACAGCTGCCAGGTCCCCAGTCGTCAGCAGTGATTCAGGCATCTGGGGACGCACGTGGGCCTGTCTGTGCAGGggacagtgggggaggggtgctggccTCGGGGCTGTCATCAGCAGTGGTGTGGTCAAGATGTGACAGGAGCTGCCACAATTGTGATTTCGAACTTTCTGGGCTCAGGGAGAGGGATagatggggtgtggggggggcacCTGGAAACCATCTCCAAGCATTCTGGTGCCCAGGAGAGGCTGGGGCTCAATGGTGCCCCCCGCACACACCCCAGAGAAGAGGGTGGGGGCTGCTGTGTAAGGAGCaggccaggccccagcccaggagTGGTGGGCAGGGAACAGTCGGTGGGCTGGACCCCATCAGGAGGGTTAGCCCTATGAAAGGACGAGTGACCAAGAACGGCACACACCCGACGTGCTGCAGACAGATGCCTTTGTGCCCTCTTAACCAGAAAAGAAAGCGCTGCCCATAACCCTGTGTCGCTGGAGGCAAGGGACCAACATGAAACTGGGACCTGTCTCTTGGGAGGAGGGGGACGGCTCCTGGAAGGGAGTTGGGGGGTGCTCCTCTGCCCACACACACCCAGAGCAGGGTCCAGTGACTCAGGGACGGCTTACCTTGAGGACAGCTTCTTGGCAGATCCCCATTATTCCCCTCCCAGAGAGGAACATAGGGTAGAAGGAACATCtatggaggaaagaggaaatccAGACCCGGAAAGGTTCAAAGGTCAAGGGAGAAACTGACAGCCAGCTTACCTCAGTTCCTGCCCCGACGAGGACCCTGGCAGGTACCAGctcaggtgtgtgtggggggggatgcTGGGGGGCTTTGGGGCTAGAGGAGAGGAGGGGCCACAGCAAATGGGTCCAGCCTGAGAAAGCAGCCTTTGGTTTGTGACTCTGAGCTGCGCAAGTGGCCCTCTGGTCCTTGGACCCAAACTAGTCACCCTGCACCTCTCACCCTGCACAGCCCCCAGCTTGCCAGCCCCCAGGATCTTGGCACCCTCTCCAGGGTGCTGCCAGGAAGCTCTAGCTGCCTCCTGCCCACCAAGTGCCTTGCCGGGTCCTGGGTCCCGGGGGTGGTGGGCTTTGAGGATGCAGGAGCCCAGTGGCCTGGTGGAATCTGGCCTCTGCTGCTTGAAATGTCACGACTTGGGTCTGTCGCTGACCTCTCTGTGCCACATTTTTCTCCAGTGGGAAGCAGGGACAATTCTAGCACCCACATCACAGGGTTGTCCTGAGGACTGAGATAATATAATATATGAGAGCTTTGGAAAAGTGCCCATACCACCATAAAGTTAATAATAGTActgtattattattgttattttttttaaattttttaaattactcaatgagttttattacatttataggcgttcaacaatcatcacaaccaaattttatagcatttccatcccaaaccctcagtgcatcctcccacccccccacccccaacctatctcctttggaaaccataagtttttcaaagtctgtgagtcagtatctgttctccaaagaagttcattgtgtcctttttttagattccacatgtcagtgatagcatttgatgttggtgtctcattgtctgaatgacttcacttagcatgataatttctaggtccattcgtgttgctgcaaatgccgttatttctttccttttgatggctgagtaatattccattgtgtatatgtgccacatcttctttatccactcttctgtcgatagacatttagattctttccatgtcttggctatttattattggctattttttgttttttcttttttagggcttcccCCAAGGCATaagaaagtccccaggctagggaatcaaatcagagcggcagctgccaacttatgccacggccacagcaacaacagatcgcagccgtgtctgcgacctacaccacaactcacagcaacgccagatcctaaccccctgagcaaggccagggatcgaactcgcgtcctcacagatactactcaggttcgttaccactgagacacagtgggaactcctatatcattaTTACCAAGACCTGAAAAGATTTTTCCAGGGAGAGTAGCTTCTGAGTTAACAGGAGGAaacatttcattcctttcatgGCCTAGAAATAAACTTGGTCTGGACTTTGCCCTCCTGAGACTtggggctgtggggcaggcagagGCGGGGAAGCCAGAGGCCTGGCTTTGgtccagctgtgtggccttggcccAGCACCGTACCCTCTCTGCACTTTAGGTTTGAGCTGCCGACTGAAAACTGAAGGGGCTACAGGCAGTGAAGGGCTCAGGCTCTGGGACAAGCTGTGTCCTGACCAGCAGGGTCTCCCCGAATCATCATGCTAAGACTGGCTCCCCACACCAGGGCCCCTCTGAAGACCTCCAACCCCACTTCTACATAAGTGCTAATACCTCCCTTCTTGGAAAATATATTGGCTGGAAAAAGTCCCATT belongs to Phacochoerus africanus isolate WHEZ1 chromosome 3, ROS_Pafr_v1, whole genome shotgun sequence and includes:
- the AVP gene encoding vasopressin-neurophysin 2-copeptin, producing MPDATLPACFLGLLALTSACYFQNCPKGGKRAMSDLELRQCLPCGPGGKGRCFGPSICCGDELGCFVGTAEALRCQEENYLPSPCQSGQKPCGSGGRCAAAGICCNDESCVTEPECREGASFLRRARASDRSNATLLDGPSGALLLRLVQLAGAPEPAEPAQPGVY